One genomic region from Streptomyces venezuelae encodes:
- a CDS encoding LacI family DNA-binding transcriptional regulator produces MTDTARTVGTVGIKDVAREAGVSVGTVSNVINQPDRVSPATLQHVRRVIARLGYVRSESARQLRAGRSRIMALLVLDMGNPFFVDIARGAERTARAAGLGVMVCNSDQNPADEADYLSLFAEQRVRGVLVTPADPSGANLREFRRHGIPSVLVDRVAGDGAGCSVSVDDVVGGTLAIRHLAAAGHRSFAYVSGPSHLQQIRDRREGALLALAEAGLPASALRELPAERLDVASGRDAGARLLGLSERPTAVFCANDLLALGVLQSLYAAGVRVPEDMAIVGYDDIEFAAAATVPLTSVRQPAVTLGAKAAELLLEETGERADEHRHEHVVLQPELVVRRSTLATR; encoded by the coding sequence ATGACGGACACCGCGCGGACGGTCGGGACCGTCGGCATCAAAGACGTGGCACGCGAGGCGGGCGTCTCCGTCGGCACCGTCTCCAATGTGATCAACCAGCCGGACCGGGTCTCGCCCGCGACGCTCCAGCACGTGCGGCGGGTCATCGCCCGCCTCGGCTACGTCCGCAGCGAGTCGGCCCGCCAGCTGCGCGCCGGGCGCAGCAGGATCATGGCCCTGCTCGTCCTCGACATGGGCAACCCCTTCTTCGTCGACATCGCCCGGGGAGCCGAGCGCACCGCCCGCGCCGCCGGCCTCGGCGTCATGGTCTGCAACAGCGACCAGAACCCGGCCGACGAGGCCGACTACCTCTCCCTCTTCGCCGAGCAGCGCGTCCGGGGCGTCCTCGTCACGCCCGCCGACCCCAGCGGCGCGAACCTCCGGGAGTTCCGCCGCCACGGCATCCCCTCCGTGCTCGTCGACCGCGTCGCGGGCGACGGCGCCGGCTGCTCGGTCTCCGTCGACGACGTCGTCGGCGGCACCCTCGCGATCCGCCACCTCGCGGCGGCGGGACACCGCTCCTTCGCCTATGTCAGCGGCCCGTCCCACCTCCAGCAGATCCGCGACCGGCGCGAGGGCGCCCTCCTCGCGCTCGCCGAGGCCGGCCTGCCCGCCTCGGCCCTCCGGGAGCTCCCGGCCGAGCGCCTCGACGTGGCCTCCGGGCGCGACGCCGGCGCCCGCCTGCTCGGCCTCTCCGAGCGGCCGACCGCCGTCTTCTGCGCCAACGACCTGCTGGCCCTCGGGGTCCTCCAGTCGCTGTACGCGGCCGGGGTCCGGGTCCCGGAGGACATGGCCATCGTCGGCTACGACGACATCGAGTTCGCGGCGGCCGCGACCGTACCCCTGACCTCCGTGCGGCAGCCGGCGGTCACCCTCGGGGCGAAGGCCGCCGAACTGCTCCTGGAGGAGACCGGCGAGCGGGCGGACGAGCACCGGCACGAACACGTGGTGCTCCAGCCGGAGCTGGTCGTCCGCCGCTCGACTCTCGCCACGCGCTGA
- the xylA gene encoding xylose isomerase: MPELFSPTPEDRFTFGLWTVGWQGRDPFGEATRPALDPVEAVERLAALGAYGITFHDDDLIPFGASEDERDTAVKRFRAALERTGLAVPMATTNLFTHPVFKDGAFTANDRDVRRFALRKTLRNIDLAVELGATVYVAWGGREGAESGAAKDVRVALDRMKEAFDLLGEYVTEQGYDLRFAIEPKPNEPRGDILLPTIGHALAFIERLERPELVGVNPETGHEQMAGLNFPHGIAQALWAGKLFHIDLNGQSGIKYDQDFRFGAGDLRQAFWLVDLLETAGYTGPRHFDFKPVRTDGFDGVWESAKNCMRNYLILKERAAAFRADPDVQGALTASRLPELAVPTAADGLAALLADPTAYETFDADAAAARSMAFEHLDQLALEHLLGVR; this comes from the coding sequence GTGCCGGAGCTCTTCTCCCCCACCCCCGAGGACCGCTTCACCTTCGGCCTCTGGACCGTCGGCTGGCAGGGCCGCGACCCCTTCGGCGAGGCCACCCGCCCCGCCCTGGACCCGGTCGAGGCCGTCGAACGGCTCGCCGCCCTCGGCGCGTACGGCATCACGTTCCACGACGACGACCTCATCCCCTTCGGCGCCTCGGAGGATGAGCGCGACACCGCCGTCAAGCGTTTCCGCGCGGCGCTGGAGCGGACCGGGCTCGCGGTCCCCATGGCGACGACCAATCTCTTCACCCACCCCGTCTTCAAGGACGGCGCCTTCACCGCCAACGACCGGGACGTGCGCCGCTTCGCCCTGCGCAAGACCCTCCGCAACATCGACCTGGCCGTCGAGCTCGGCGCGACCGTGTACGTGGCCTGGGGCGGCCGGGAGGGCGCCGAGTCCGGTGCCGCCAAGGACGTCCGGGTCGCGCTCGACCGGATGAAGGAGGCCTTCGACCTCCTCGGGGAGTACGTCACCGAGCAGGGCTACGACCTGCGCTTCGCGATCGAGCCCAAGCCGAACGAGCCGCGCGGCGACATCCTGCTGCCCACCATCGGGCACGCCCTCGCCTTCATCGAGCGCCTGGAGCGCCCCGAGCTCGTCGGCGTGAACCCCGAGACGGGTCACGAGCAGATGGCCGGGCTCAACTTCCCGCACGGCATCGCGCAGGCGCTGTGGGCGGGCAAGCTCTTCCACATCGACCTCAACGGCCAGTCGGGCATCAAGTACGACCAGGACTTCCGCTTCGGGGCCGGCGATCTGCGCCAGGCCTTCTGGCTGGTGGACCTCCTGGAGACGGCCGGGTACACGGGCCCGCGCCACTTCGACTTCAAGCCCGTCCGCACGGACGGCTTCGACGGGGTGTGGGAGTCCGCGAAGAACTGCATGCGCAACTACCTGATCCTGAAGGAGCGCGCGGCCGCCTTCCGCGCCGACCCCGACGTCCAGGGGGCGCTGACCGCCTCACGACTGCCCGAGCTCGCCGTGCCCACGGCCGCCGACGGCCTCGCCGCGCTGCTCGCCGACCCCACGGCGTACGAGACCTTCGACGCGGACGCGGCGGCCGCCCGCTCGATGGCCTTCGAGCACCTCGACCAGCTGGCCCTGGAGCACCTCCTCGGCGTCCGCTGA
- a CDS encoding rhamnulokinase: MLGRVGPGTLDLTEAHRFPNTPVRLPDGLRWDVLGLYRGVLDGLRAAARSGGVASVGVDTWGVDYGLLDADGALLGVPYHYRDARTEGAAEAVWARVGPAEMYRVTGLQHLPFNTVFQLAAATGSTQLAAAGTLLLMPDLMVHWLTGTLGAEETNASTTGLFDARAGTWSTELLGRLGVDAGLLPPLRSPGDPAGELLPHVVEFTGLDARTRVTTVASHDTASAVVAVPATAPDFAYLSCGTWSLAGLELDGPVLTEESRAANFTNERGVDGTVRFLRNIMGLWLLEECRRAWASQGQGQAPSGLPDLLAAAARAEPFAALVDPDAPEFLAPGDMPERIRAHCRGSGQRAPESPGAVVRCVLESLALAHRRTLRQAAELAGREITRVHLVGGGARNELLCQWTADATGLPVAAGPVEATALGNVLVQARAAGLVGDLPSTRRLVAATQPLRHYVPRKDPAGRAAWDAAAARIEPSPRNP, encoded by the coding sequence ATGCTCGGCCGCGTCGGCCCCGGGACCCTCGACCTCACCGAGGCGCACCGCTTCCCCAACACGCCGGTCCGTCTGCCGGACGGGCTGCGCTGGGACGTCCTCGGCCTCTACCGGGGCGTCCTGGACGGACTGCGCGCGGCCGCCCGCTCCGGCGGGGTCGCCTCCGTCGGCGTCGACACCTGGGGCGTGGACTACGGGCTCCTCGACGCGGACGGCGCCCTCCTCGGCGTTCCGTACCACTACCGCGACGCGCGCACCGAGGGAGCCGCCGAGGCCGTGTGGGCGCGGGTCGGCCCGGCGGAGATGTACCGGGTCACCGGCCTCCAGCACCTGCCGTTCAACACCGTCTTCCAGCTCGCCGCCGCCACCGGCAGCACCCAACTGGCGGCGGCGGGAACGCTGTTGCTGATGCCGGACCTGATGGTCCACTGGCTGACGGGGACGCTCGGGGCCGAGGAGACCAACGCCTCCACCACGGGCCTCTTCGACGCCCGCGCGGGCACCTGGTCCACGGAGCTGCTCGGCAGGCTCGGGGTGGATGCCGGGCTGCTGCCGCCGCTCCGCTCCCCCGGCGACCCGGCGGGCGAACTCCTCCCTCACGTCGTAGAGTTCACCGGGCTCGACGCCCGGACCCGGGTGACGACGGTCGCTTCGCACGACACGGCGTCGGCCGTGGTCGCCGTCCCGGCCACCGCCCCGGACTTCGCCTATCTGTCCTGCGGCACCTGGTCGCTCGCGGGACTGGAGCTGGACGGCCCGGTGCTCACCGAGGAGTCCCGGGCCGCCAACTTCACCAACGAGCGCGGTGTCGACGGCACCGTCCGATTCCTCCGGAACATCATGGGCCTGTGGCTCCTGGAGGAGTGCCGCCGGGCGTGGGCGTCACAGGGGCAGGGGCAGGCGCCATCCGGCCTGCCCGACCTGCTCGCGGCGGCGGCGCGGGCGGAGCCTTTCGCGGCGCTCGTCGACCCGGACGCACCGGAGTTCCTGGCCCCGGGCGACATGCCGGAGCGGATACGGGCCCACTGCCGCGGGTCCGGGCAGCGGGCACCCGAGAGCCCGGGAGCGGTGGTCCGCTGCGTCCTGGAGAGCCTGGCGCTGGCCCACCGGAGGACGCTGCGGCAGGCCGCCGAGCTGGCCGGCCGGGAGATCACACGGGTCCATCTCGTGGGCGGCGGGGCGCGCAACGAGCTGCTGTGCCAGTGGACGGCGGACGCCACCGGGCTGCCGGTGGCCGCCGGCCCGGTCGAGGCCACGGCCCTCGGCAACGTCCTCGTGCAGGCGCGGGCCGCGGGGCTCGTCGGCGACCTGCCCTCGACGCGTCGGCTCGTCGCGGCGACGCAGCCCCTGCGACACTACGTACCGCGGAAGGACCCCGCCGGCCGCGCCGCCTGGGACGCGGCCGCCGCCCGAATCGAACCGTCCCCGAGGAACCCGTGA
- a CDS encoding lactate utilization protein C, translating to MTDAVSARERILARVRAAVANAPEAPAVARDYRTSHTADDPAAVLGLLHENLADYRAHVHRTAPADLAALVAERLAERGARSIAVPPGLPEAWLAATDAVRRPDEPRLTPYELDGVDAVVTGCALAIAETGTIVLDGGPGQGRRALTLVPDLHVCVVLAPEQVVASVPLALPRLDPGRPLTWISGPSATSDIELDRVEGVHGPRTLEVILVTGD from the coding sequence ATGACCGACGCCGTCTCCGCACGCGAGCGGATCCTCGCCCGGGTCCGCGCGGCCGTCGCGAACGCGCCCGAGGCCCCCGCCGTCGCCCGCGACTACCGGACGAGCCACACCGCGGACGACCCCGCGGCCGTCCTCGGCCTGCTCCACGAGAACCTCGCCGACTACCGCGCCCACGTCCACCGCACGGCCCCCGCCGACCTCGCCGCCCTGGTCGCCGAGCGGCTCGCGGAGCGCGGTGCCCGGAGCATCGCCGTCCCGCCCGGGCTGCCCGAGGCGTGGCTCGCCGCCACGGACGCCGTCCGGCGGCCCGACGAGCCCCGGCTCACCCCGTACGAACTCGACGGCGTCGACGCCGTGGTCACGGGCTGCGCGCTGGCGATCGCCGAGACCGGCACGATCGTCCTCGACGGCGGTCCCGGGCAGGGCCGCCGCGCCCTCACCCTCGTCCCCGACCTGCACGTCTGCGTGGTCCTGGCGCCGGAGCAGGTGGTGGCCTCGGTGCCGCTGGCGCTCCCCCGGCTCGACCCGGGGCGTCCGCTCACCTGGATCTCCGGGCCGTCCGCGACGAGCGACATCGAGCTCGACCGGGTCGAAGGCGTCCACGGCCCGCGCACCCTGGAAGTGATCCTGGTGACCGGCGACTGA
- the rhaI gene encoding L-rhamnose isomerase: protein MPDIAAVKAALAAQRIETPSWGYGNSGTRFKVFAQPGVPRTPYEKLDDAAQVQTFTGVAPKVSLHIPWDRVDDYVALASYAKERGLELGAINSNTFQDDTYRLGSVCHPDAAVRRSAVDHLLDCVDIMDATGSADLKLWFADGTNYPGQDDVTARQERLAECLAEVYERLGEGQRMLLEYKFFEPAFYTTDVPDWGTAYAHCLKLGPRAQVVVDTGHHAPGTNIEFIVALLLREGRLGGFDFNSRFYADDDLMAGAADPFQLFRIMHEVVRNGGLAPAANVAFMLDQCHNIEAKVPAVIRSVANVQEATAKALLVDGDALAAAQRDGDVLAANAVLMDAYDTDVRPLLRALREERGLDPDPVAAYLRSGRQERIAAERVGGDQAGWGA, encoded by the coding sequence ATGCCCGACATCGCTGCCGTGAAGGCCGCACTCGCCGCCCAGCGGATCGAAACGCCCTCCTGGGGCTACGGCAACTCCGGGACCCGGTTCAAGGTCTTCGCGCAGCCGGGCGTGCCCCGGACCCCTTACGAGAAGCTCGACGACGCGGCCCAGGTCCAGACGTTCACGGGCGTCGCCCCGAAGGTGTCGCTGCACATCCCGTGGGACCGGGTCGACGACTACGTGGCCCTCGCCTCGTACGCGAAGGAGCGCGGGCTCGAACTGGGCGCGATCAACTCCAACACCTTCCAGGACGACACGTACAGGCTCGGCAGTGTCTGCCACCCGGACGCCGCCGTGCGCCGCAGCGCCGTGGACCATCTCCTCGACTGCGTCGACATCATGGACGCGACCGGCTCGGCCGATCTGAAGCTGTGGTTCGCGGACGGCACGAACTACCCCGGGCAGGACGACGTCACCGCCCGGCAGGAGCGGCTCGCGGAATGCCTCGCCGAGGTGTACGAGCGGCTCGGCGAGGGGCAGCGGATGCTCCTGGAGTACAAGTTCTTCGAGCCGGCCTTCTACACGACCGACGTGCCGGACTGGGGCACGGCCTACGCGCACTGCCTCAAGCTGGGTCCCAGGGCGCAGGTGGTCGTGGACACCGGCCACCACGCGCCCGGCACCAACATCGAGTTCATCGTCGCCCTGCTGCTGCGGGAGGGGAGGCTCGGCGGCTTCGACTTCAACTCGCGCTTCTACGCGGACGACGACCTGATGGCCGGCGCGGCCGACCCCTTCCAGCTCTTCCGGATCATGCACGAGGTCGTCCGCAACGGCGGCCTCGCACCGGCGGCGAACGTCGCCTTCATGCTCGACCAGTGCCACAACATCGAGGCGAAGGTGCCCGCGGTGATCCGCTCGGTGGCCAACGTCCAGGAGGCCACGGCCAAGGCACTGCTCGTCGACGGCGACGCCCTGGCCGCCGCCCAGCGGGACGGGGACGTGCTCGCCGCCAACGCCGTCCTGATGGACGCCTACGACACCGACGTACGGCCCCTGCTGCGCGCGCTGCGCGAGGAGCGGGGCCTCGACCCGGACCCGGTCGCCGCCTACCTCCGCTCCGGACGGCAGGAGCGGATCGCCGCCGAGCGCGTCGGCGGGGACCAGGCCGGCTGGGGCGCGTAG
- a CDS encoding L-rhamnose mutarotase, producing the protein MQRVCFLLKVRAERADEYRARHEHVWADMLAALSAAGWHNYSLFLREDGLLVGYLETPDFDRARAAMEAAEVNARWQAEMAEFFEEPDGRAPDAAMRPLTEVFHLA; encoded by the coding sequence ATGCAGCGGGTCTGTTTCCTGCTGAAGGTCCGGGCCGAGCGGGCGGACGAGTACCGCGCACGCCACGAGCACGTCTGGGCCGACATGCTCGCGGCGCTCTCCGCCGCCGGCTGGCACAACTACTCCCTCTTCCTGCGCGAGGACGGGCTGCTCGTCGGCTACCTGGAGACCCCGGACTTCGACCGGGCGCGCGCGGCGATGGAGGCCGCCGAGGTCAACGCCCGCTGGCAGGCCGAGATGGCGGAGTTCTTCGAGGAACCGGACGGGCGGGCGCCCGACGCGGCGATGCGCCCGCTGACCGAGGTCTTCCACCTCGCGTGA
- a CDS encoding (Fe-S)-binding protein, producing MRVALFVTCVNDAVFPATGVATVRLLERLGVEVDFPAAQTCCGQPQFNTGYREETGPLVRRTVRAFEGYEYVVVPSGSCAAMVRHHYPSFGTEAAALGPRVYELTEFLVDVLGVTDVGAYFPHKVTYHPSCHGLRMLGLGERPRRLLEAVKGLELVELPGAEECCGFGGTFAVKNPDVSAAMGADKITNALSTGAEVLCGADNSCLLHLGGMLRRREDPLRALHLAEILASTEEEPWR from the coding sequence ATGCGCGTCGCCCTCTTCGTCACCTGCGTCAACGACGCCGTCTTCCCCGCGACGGGCGTGGCGACGGTCCGGCTCCTCGAACGGCTCGGCGTGGAGGTCGACTTCCCCGCCGCGCAGACCTGTTGCGGGCAACCGCAGTTCAACACCGGCTACCGGGAGGAGACCGGTCCGCTGGTGCGGCGCACGGTCCGGGCCTTCGAGGGGTACGAGTACGTCGTCGTCCCGTCCGGCTCCTGCGCGGCGATGGTGCGGCACCACTACCCGTCGTTCGGCACGGAGGCGGCGGCCCTCGGTCCGCGCGTGTACGAGCTGACGGAGTTCCTGGTGGACGTGCTCGGTGTGACGGACGTGGGCGCGTACTTCCCGCACAAGGTGACGTACCACCCGTCCTGTCACGGGCTCCGGATGCTCGGGCTCGGCGAGCGGCCCCGGCGGCTCCTGGAGGCGGTGAAGGGTCTGGAGCTCGTGGAGCTGCCGGGGGCGGAGGAGTGCTGCGGCTTCGGCGGGACCTTCGCGGTGAAGAACCCGGACGTGTCGGCCGCCATGGGCGCCGACAAGATCACGAACGCGCTGTCCACGGGGGCGGAGGTGCTGTGCGGCGCGGACAACTCCTGCCTGCTGCATCTCGGCGGCATGCTGAGACGGCGGGAAGACCCGCTGCGCGCCCTGCACTTGGCGGAGATCCTGGCGAGCACGGAAGAGGAGCCCTGGCGGTGA
- a CDS encoding bifunctional aldolase/short-chain dehydrogenase, whose amino-acid sequence MTPATPLAVTSLLGRAHRLGADPRTTNYAGGNASAKGSVTDPVTGGPTDLMWVKGSGGDLGTLTEDGLAVLRLDRLRALVDVYPGVEREDEMVAAFDHCLYGKGGAAPSIDTAMHGLVPAAHVDHLHPDAGIALACAADGEKLTAECFGDTVVWVPWRRPGFQLGLDIAAVKAAHPAAIGVVLGGHGITAWGETSEECERNALHIIRTAEAFLVERGRPEPFGPAVEGYAPLPEAERRERAAALAPYVRGLASQDRPQVGHFTDSDAVLDFLARAEHPRLAALGTSCPDHFLRTKVRPLVLDLPADAPLDLAVERLRELHTAYREEYAAYYARHAAADSPAMRGADPAIVLVPGVGMFSFGRDKQTARVAGEFYVNAINVMRGAEAVSAYAPIEESEKFRIEYWELEEAKLRRMPRPKPLATRVALVTGAGSGIGRAIAHRLVAEGACVVVADLDAANAAVVAEELGGPDKAVAVAVDVTSEERIGAAFRSALLAFGGVDLVVNNAGISLSKSLLETTAKDWDVQHDVMARGSFLVSREAARVMTAQGLGGDIVYIVSKNAVFAGPNNIAYSATKADQAHQVRLLAAELGEHGIRVNGVNPDGVVRGSGIFAGGWGARRAATYGIAEEDLGAFYAQRTLLKREVLPEHVANAVFALTGGDLSHTTGLHVPVDAGVAAAFLR is encoded by the coding sequence ATGACCCCGGCCACACCCCTCGCCGTCACCTCTCTCCTGGGACGTGCGCACCGGCTCGGCGCCGACCCCCGTACCACCAACTACGCCGGCGGCAACGCCTCCGCGAAGGGCTCCGTCACCGATCCCGTGACCGGCGGCCCGACCGACCTCATGTGGGTCAAGGGATCCGGCGGCGACCTGGGCACGCTCACCGAGGACGGGCTCGCGGTGCTGCGGCTCGACCGGCTGCGCGCGCTCGTCGACGTCTACCCGGGCGTCGAGCGCGAGGACGAGATGGTCGCCGCCTTCGACCACTGCCTGTACGGGAAGGGGGGCGCGGCCCCGTCCATCGACACCGCCATGCACGGCCTGGTGCCCGCGGCCCACGTCGACCACCTCCACCCGGACGCGGGGATCGCGCTCGCCTGCGCGGCCGACGGGGAGAAGCTGACCGCCGAGTGCTTCGGCGACACGGTGGTGTGGGTGCCGTGGCGGCGCCCCGGATTCCAGCTGGGCCTGGACATCGCCGCGGTGAAGGCGGCCCACCCGGCGGCGATCGGCGTCGTCCTCGGCGGCCACGGCATCACCGCCTGGGGCGAGACCTCCGAGGAGTGCGAGCGCAACGCGCTGCACATCATCCGCACCGCCGAGGCCTTCCTCGTCGAGCGGGGCCGCCCGGAGCCCTTCGGCCCGGCCGTCGAGGGGTACGCGCCGCTGCCCGAGGCCGAGCGGCGGGAGCGGGCCGCCGCGCTCGCCCCGTACGTCCGGGGGCTCGCCTCGCAGGACCGTCCGCAGGTCGGGCACTTCACGGACTCCGACGCGGTCCTCGACTTCCTCGCCCGTGCCGAGCACCCGCGGCTCGCCGCCCTCGGCACGTCCTGCCCCGACCACTTCCTGCGGACGAAGGTCCGGCCGCTCGTCCTCGACCTGCCGGCCGACGCGCCCCTCGACCTGGCGGTCGAGCGACTGCGGGAGCTGCACACCGCCTATCGCGAGGAGTACGCGGCGTACTACGCGCGCCACGCCGCCGCGGACTCCCCCGCCATGCGGGGCGCCGACCCGGCGATCGTCCTCGTCCCGGGCGTCGGCATGTTCTCCTTCGGGCGCGACAAGCAGACGGCACGGGTGGCGGGCGAGTTCTACGTCAACGCGATCAACGTGATGCGCGGGGCGGAGGCGGTCTCGGCGTACGCGCCGATCGAGGAGTCGGAGAAGTTCCGCATCGAGTACTGGGAGCTGGAGGAGGCGAAGCTGCGGAGGATGCCGCGACCGAAGCCGCTCGCGACCAGGGTCGCGCTCGTGACGGGCGCGGGCAGTGGCATCGGCCGGGCGATCGCACACCGGCTGGTCGCGGAGGGCGCGTGCGTGGTGGTCGCCGACCTCGACGCCGCCAACGCGGCTGTCGTGGCGGAGGAGTTGGGCGGGCCGGACAAGGCGGTGGCGGTCGCCGTGGACGTGACGTCGGAGGAGCGGATCGGCGCGGCCTTCCGGTCGGCGCTGCTCGCCTTCGGCGGGGTGGACCTGGTCGTGAACAACGCGGGCATCTCCCTCTCCAAGTCGCTCCTGGAGACGACGGCGAAGGACTGGGACGTCCAGCACGACGTCATGGCGCGGGGTTCGTTCCTCGTCTCCCGGGAGGCGGCACGGGTGATGACGGCCCAGGGGCTGGGCGGCGACATCGTCTACATCGTCTCCAAGAACGCGGTCTTCGCCGGCCCGAACAACATCGCCTACTCCGCCACGAAGGCCGACCAGGCCCATCAAGTGCGGCTCCTGGCAGCCGAGCTGGGTGAGCACGGCATCCGGGTCAACGGCGTCAACCCGGACGGTGTGGTACGCGGATCGGGCATCTTCGCCGGCGGCTGGGGAGCCCGGCGGGCCGCCACGTACGGCATCGCGGAGGAGGATCTGGGTGCCTTCTACGCCCAGCGGACGCTGCTGAAGCGGGAGGTGCTGCCCGAGCACGTCGCCAACGCGGTGTTCGCGCTCACCGGCGGCGACCTCAGCCATACGACCGGCCTGCACGTCCCGGTGGACGCGGGCGTGGCCGCCGCGTTCCTCCGGTGA
- a CDS encoding LutB/LldF family L-lactate oxidation iron-sulfur protein has product MGMPSFPKAAHDAVGDTTLRANLRHATHTIRDKRARAVAELDDWAALREAGKRIKDETLRRLDTYLVRLEAAVTAAGGTVHWAADAAEANRIVAALVRATGETEVVKVKSMATQEIRLNEHLEAEGIAAYETDLAELIVQLGEDRPSHILVPAIHRNRGEIRDIFKEKMGSWGRPAPEGLSDTPAELAEAARLHLREKFLRAKVGISGANFMVAETGTLVVVESEGNGRMCLTLPETLISVVGIEKVVPTWRDLEVFLQTLPRSSTAERMNPYTSMWTGTADEDGPRAFHLVLLDNGRTDALADEVGRQALRCIRCSACLNVCPVYERAGGHAYGSVYPGPIGAILTPQLRGTSSEIDASLPYASSLCGACYEVCPVAIDIPEVLVHLRERVAEEGGSGHRLEKAAIKAASWILDRPNVLAAGERLASATRKVHPKRLPGPGARQWSDHRDLPELPAEPFRDWWRKNRS; this is encoded by the coding sequence ATGGGGATGCCGTCCTTTCCGAAGGCGGCGCACGACGCGGTCGGTGACACGACCCTCCGCGCGAACCTGCGGCACGCGACACACACGATCCGGGACAAGCGGGCGCGGGCAGTGGCCGAGCTCGACGACTGGGCCGCGCTGCGGGAGGCAGGGAAGCGGATCAAGGACGAGACGCTCCGCCGTCTGGACACGTATCTGGTCCGGTTGGAGGCGGCGGTGACGGCCGCGGGCGGCACCGTGCACTGGGCCGCGGACGCGGCGGAGGCCAACCGGATCGTCGCCGCTCTGGTCAGGGCCACGGGCGAGACGGAGGTCGTCAAGGTCAAGTCGATGGCCACCCAGGAGATCCGGCTCAACGAACACCTGGAGGCCGAGGGCATCGCCGCCTACGAGACGGACCTCGCCGAGCTCATCGTGCAGCTCGGCGAGGACCGCCCCTCGCACATCCTGGTCCCGGCCATCCACCGCAACCGTGGCGAGATCCGCGACATCTTCAAGGAGAAGATGGGGAGTTGGGGCCGCCCGGCACCGGAGGGGCTGAGCGACACCCCGGCCGAGCTCGCGGAGGCGGCCCGCCTGCACCTGCGGGAGAAGTTCCTGCGGGCCAAGGTGGGGATCTCGGGGGCGAACTTCATGGTCGCCGAGACCGGCACCCTGGTCGTCGTCGAGTCCGAGGGCAACGGCCGCATGTGCCTGACCCTGCCCGAGACCCTCATCTCCGTCGTCGGGATCGAGAAGGTGGTGCCGACCTGGCGGGACCTGGAGGTGTTCCTCCAGACGCTGCCCCGCTCGTCGACGGCCGAGCGCATGAACCCGTACACCAGCATGTGGACCGGCACGGCCGACGAGGACGGGCCGCGCGCCTTCCATCTGGTGCTCCTCGACAACGGCCGTACGGACGCCCTGGCCGACGAGGTGGGGCGCCAGGCGCTGCGCTGCATCCGCTGCTCGGCCTGCCTCAACGTCTGCCCGGTGTACGAGCGGGCCGGCGGCCACGCGTACGGCTCGGTCTACCCCGGGCCGATCGGCGCCATCCTCACCCCCCAACTCCGGGGCACCAGCAGCGAGATCGACGCGTCACTGCCGTACGCCTCCTCGCTGTGCGGCGCCTGCTACGAAGTGTGCCCGGTCGCCATCGACATCCCCGAGGTCCTGGTGCACCTGCGCGAGCGGGTCGCCGAGGAGGGCGGGAGCGGCCACCGGCTGGAGAAGGCCGCGATCAAGGCCGCCTCCTGGATCCTCGACCGTCCGAACGTCCTGGCCGCCGGTGAGCGGCTGGCGTCCGCGACCCGCAAGGTCCACCCGAAGCGCCTGCCGGGCCCCGGCGCCCGGCAGTGGTCCGACCACCGGGACCTGCCCGAACTGCCCGCCGAACCGTTCCGCGACTGGTGGAGGAAGAACCGCTCATGA